In a single window of the Arthrobacter sp. StoSoilA2 genome:
- a CDS encoding FdhF/YdeP family oxidoreductase, which translates to MNRHAPEQDINEDDLQIHPPKKAAAGLKAVTVALERGYSQAGVARTVRSMLRVNQHDGFDCPGCAWPESITGRRSPAEFCENGAKAIAEESTTRTVGAEFWAAHSIADLEDKTEYWLGSQGRIAEPVVLKPGDTHYSPISWTDAFALIGEHINATTPDRCVFYTSGRTANETAFMYQLFARSLGTNNLPDCSNMCHESSGSALNPTIGIGKGTVSLEDIHHAELVFVVGQNPGTNHPRMLSALRDCKNNGGKIVAVNPLPEAGLLNFKDPQSLNGVIGGGTTIADEFLKIKVGGDLALFQALGHLLLEEEKRNPGTVVDKSFIGKQTEGFEAYAKARSQLDWDETERATGLSREEIVTVAGLMAKSKATIICWALGLTQQPHSVDTLKEIINLLLLQGNFGKRGAGACPVRGHSNVQGDRTMGIWEKPREPFLAALDKEFGFRMPREHGYDSVETQHALEKGEVDVFVSMGGNFAAAGSDTSALEAGLKTAGLTVHISTKPNRAHVVHGKTSLILPTLGRTDTDDKHPKGKQFLSVEDSMSVIHKTQGRLAPISEHLLSEPVIVARMAQATLGDDHGVDWRAMAEDYDVIRDHISRVIPGFEDFNARVRTKNGFVLPNPPRDTRTFATDIGKARFTVSPLEYLQAPEGHLILQTVRSHDQYNTTFYGLDDRYRGVSDARRVILVHEEDLAGLGFKDRDLVDVISTFAGTERRANKFRLIAYPTAKGCAAAYFPEANALVHRELVARESNTPGYKAMTVRFVKHPEENGS; encoded by the coding sequence TTTGATTGCCCGGGCTGCGCCTGGCCGGAATCCATCACGGGACGCCGGAGTCCCGCTGAATTCTGCGAGAACGGCGCCAAGGCAATCGCTGAGGAAAGCACCACGCGGACGGTGGGGGCCGAATTCTGGGCGGCACATTCCATCGCAGATCTTGAAGACAAGACCGAATACTGGTTGGGAAGCCAAGGACGGATCGCCGAGCCCGTCGTCCTCAAACCGGGGGATACCCACTATTCCCCGATCAGTTGGACTGATGCCTTTGCATTGATCGGGGAGCATATCAATGCCACCACGCCCGATCGCTGTGTTTTCTACACCTCCGGCCGGACGGCCAATGAGACCGCGTTCATGTACCAGTTGTTTGCCCGCAGCCTGGGCACCAACAACCTGCCGGACTGCTCCAACATGTGCCATGAGTCCTCGGGCAGCGCGCTGAACCCGACCATCGGAATCGGCAAGGGAACTGTTTCGCTGGAAGACATCCACCACGCAGAACTGGTGTTCGTGGTGGGCCAGAATCCGGGGACCAACCATCCCCGCATGCTGTCCGCGTTGCGTGACTGCAAGAACAACGGCGGAAAGATCGTTGCCGTGAACCCGCTTCCGGAAGCGGGACTGCTGAACTTCAAGGACCCCCAGTCCCTCAACGGCGTGATCGGGGGCGGCACTACTATCGCCGATGAGTTCCTCAAGATCAAGGTCGGTGGCGACCTCGCTCTGTTCCAGGCGCTGGGCCACTTGCTCCTGGAGGAAGAGAAGCGGAACCCGGGGACGGTGGTCGATAAGTCATTTATCGGAAAGCAGACCGAGGGCTTCGAAGCGTACGCCAAGGCACGGTCCCAGCTGGACTGGGATGAGACTGAGCGCGCAACCGGCTTGTCGCGCGAGGAAATCGTCACTGTGGCGGGGCTGATGGCCAAGTCCAAGGCAACCATTATTTGCTGGGCGCTTGGCTTGACCCAGCAGCCGCACTCCGTGGATACGCTGAAGGAGATCATCAACCTGCTCCTGCTCCAAGGCAACTTCGGTAAGCGTGGAGCCGGCGCGTGCCCTGTGCGTGGCCACTCGAACGTCCAGGGTGACCGCACCATGGGTATCTGGGAGAAGCCACGCGAACCCTTCCTTGCCGCGCTGGACAAGGAGTTTGGATTCCGGATGCCCCGCGAGCATGGATATGACTCCGTGGAGACCCAGCACGCCCTGGAAAAGGGGGAGGTGGATGTCTTCGTTTCCATGGGCGGAAACTTTGCTGCAGCCGGTTCTGACACATCAGCATTGGAAGCCGGGCTCAAAACAGCCGGCCTGACTGTCCACATCTCAACCAAACCGAACCGGGCCCACGTGGTGCACGGAAAGACATCCCTGATCCTGCCCACGCTTGGACGCACGGACACGGACGACAAACACCCCAAGGGCAAGCAGTTCCTCTCCGTAGAGGATTCGATGTCGGTCATCCACAAGACGCAGGGCAGGCTGGCTCCGATCTCGGAGCACCTCCTGAGCGAACCCGTCATCGTGGCCCGCATGGCGCAAGCGACACTCGGGGATGACCACGGCGTTGACTGGCGCGCCATGGCTGAGGACTATGACGTGATCCGGGACCACATCTCACGCGTTATTCCGGGGTTCGAGGACTTCAACGCCAGGGTCCGCACGAAGAACGGTTTTGTCCTCCCGAACCCGCCACGGGATACCCGCACCTTCGCCACTGACATCGGCAAAGCACGGTTCACGGTTAGTCCGCTTGAGTATCTTCAAGCTCCAGAGGGCCACTTGATCCTGCAGACGGTGCGCAGCCACGACCAATACAACACCACGTTCTATGGCCTTGATGACCGCTACCGCGGAGTCTCGGACGCCCGCAGGGTGATCCTGGTCCATGAGGAAGACCTCGCTGGCCTGGGTTTCAAAGACCGTGACCTGGTGGATGTCATTTCCACGTTTGCCGGCACGGAGCGGCGGGCCAACAAGTTCCGGTTGATCGCATACCCCACAGCCAAGGGCTGCGCGGCCGCATACTTCCCGGAAGCCAACGCCCTGGTGCACCGCGAGCTTGTGGCCCGCGAATCGAACACGCCCGGCTACAAGGCCATGACTGTGCGGTTCGTAAAACACCCAGAGGAGAACGGATCCTGA
- the fdhD gene encoding formate dehydrogenase accessory sulfurtransferase FdhD translates to MGRVTQRRKLHKFVLDGSPQALERPVRYKEDVLAVEEPLEIRLGDMSFSVTMRTPGDDFDLVAGFLVSEGIIWEPGQLVSERFCAGEDENGVQTFNVVDAQLRPDVERPDTGRNVYTSSSCGICGTDSIDAVRKSSRHSPADDDVTIPVKALAALPDRLREAQAVFAKTGGVHAAGLFRVHDDGTSELLCLREDVGRHNAVDKVVGWALRAGKLPLKGTVLQVSGRASFELVQKAAMAGIPVLAAVSAPSSLAAELADETGITLVGFSRSTSLNVYAGRDRIVGVEAG, encoded by the coding sequence ATGGGACGTGTGACCCAGCGCCGAAAGCTGCATAAGTTCGTTCTTGACGGATCGCCCCAGGCCCTGGAACGCCCTGTCCGGTACAAAGAAGACGTCCTCGCGGTGGAGGAGCCCCTGGAGATCCGCCTCGGCGATATGTCGTTCTCGGTGACCATGCGGACCCCCGGAGACGACTTCGACCTGGTGGCGGGGTTCCTTGTTTCCGAGGGCATCATCTGGGAGCCGGGGCAACTCGTTTCCGAACGTTTCTGCGCAGGGGAGGACGAGAACGGCGTACAGACCTTCAATGTCGTGGACGCACAGCTGCGACCCGACGTCGAACGTCCGGACACGGGCCGTAACGTCTACACTTCAAGCTCCTGCGGCATTTGCGGCACCGACTCGATCGACGCCGTCCGGAAGTCCTCGCGGCACAGTCCTGCGGACGACGACGTGACCATCCCCGTGAAAGCGCTGGCTGCCCTCCCGGACCGGTTGCGTGAGGCGCAGGCGGTCTTCGCCAAAACAGGCGGCGTCCATGCCGCGGGCCTTTTCAGGGTTCACGACGACGGTACTTCCGAGCTGCTGTGCCTGCGGGAAGACGTTGGCCGCCACAACGCCGTGGACAAAGTGGTGGGTTGGGCTTTGCGGGCAGGCAAGCTGCCGCTGAAAGGAACAGTTCTTCAAGTATCCGGCCGGGCATCTTTCGAGCTCGTCCAGAAAGCTGCCATGGCGGGCATTCCCGTCCTTGCGGCGGTCAGCGCTCCATCCAGCCTGGCCGCCGAGCTCGCGGACGAAACAGGGATTACGTTGGTCGGCTTCAGCCGCAGTACCAGCCTGAACGTGTACGCGGGGAGGGACAGGATCGTAGGGGTGGAGGCCGGCTGA
- a CDS encoding glycoside hydrolase family 38 C-terminal domain-containing protein has translation MHDDRRITEQRLDRFVRERLLPAIYGRSVPLQLSSWDAPGEPVPAAEAMRQLFTPQEPGAPWGKPWSTKWLRLQGEVPEGWGSAEGTAVEIIVDLGFNSDVPGFQCEGTAWRADASIIKAISPRNYHVPLKLLGGGLSVDFYVEAAANPDVAQGWSFAPTLLGDKATSGNEPRYRLGRIAIAELNETVWELNQDVWTLSGLMHELPMDLPRRHEILRALERMLDIMDPDDVAGTAAAGREALAEVLSRPAYASAHELVATGHAHIDSAWLWPVRETIRKCARTFSNVVALMDEDPDFVFSCSSAQQMAWIKEFYPELFVRIREKVRAGQFVPVGGMWVESDTNMPGGEAMARQFVEGKSFFQKEFDVECQEAWLPDSFGYSGALPQIVKSAGLRWFLTQKISWNKVNRMPHHTFTWEGIDGTRLFTHFPPVDTYNAELHARELAHAERNYREHGRGTMSLVPFGYGDGGGGPTREMVAAARRTADLEGSPKVRMGTAKDFFTAAEAEYRNLPVWVGEMYLEMHRGTYTSQAKTKRGNRRSEHLLREAELWCSTAAVRLGEAYAYPETELKRLWRLVLLQQFHDILPGSSIAWVHQDAERNYEAIARDLEAIIGQAAQALVGQGDKQFLLNAAPHKRGGVPALAVAEAVKPEAGVDAGQKYGGYVLDNGIIRAIVDSDGLLTSLMDHATGREAMVPGQPGNLLELFRDTPNEWDAWDIEEFYRRNVTQLTQADTIDLERTEAGAVVVVKRTVGASTITQRITLDAGAESLGISTTVDWQEREKMLKIAFPLDVRADRSASETQFGHVFRPTHTNTSWDAAKFEICAHRWIHVAEPGYGVAVSNASSYGHDVTRAVRGDGGTTTTVRVSLLRSARFPDPEADRGEHTLELSLRPGAGIGDAVEEGYRTNLKPRYVTGAKPVEPLLSVSNPALVVEAVKLAEDGSGDVIVRLYESLGQRSAGVVRANFEAHCVVATDLLERPVEAPGVSVGQDAAELVLRPFQLVTLRFAR, from the coding sequence TTGCACGACGACCGCCGGATCACTGAACAGCGTCTCGATCGATTCGTTCGGGAACGCCTTCTTCCGGCCATTTACGGTAGGTCCGTCCCGCTGCAGCTGAGCAGCTGGGACGCGCCCGGAGAACCTGTGCCCGCAGCGGAGGCAATGCGCCAGCTTTTCACGCCCCAGGAGCCGGGCGCACCTTGGGGTAAGCCGTGGAGTACCAAGTGGCTCCGGCTCCAGGGTGAAGTTCCGGAAGGCTGGGGTTCAGCCGAGGGGACGGCGGTGGAAATCATCGTGGACCTCGGTTTCAACAGCGACGTGCCGGGGTTCCAATGTGAAGGCACGGCCTGGCGTGCCGATGCCAGCATCATCAAAGCGATCTCGCCGCGTAACTACCACGTTCCGCTGAAGCTGCTCGGCGGCGGATTGTCCGTTGACTTCTATGTTGAGGCGGCAGCCAACCCGGATGTGGCGCAGGGTTGGTCATTTGCGCCTACCCTTTTGGGGGATAAGGCGACCTCCGGCAATGAGCCCCGGTACCGTCTGGGCCGGATTGCCATTGCCGAACTCAACGAGACGGTGTGGGAACTCAACCAGGACGTTTGGACATTGAGCGGGCTCATGCACGAGCTCCCCATGGACCTGCCGCGCCGCCACGAAATCCTTCGGGCCCTGGAACGGATGCTGGACATCATGGATCCGGATGACGTCGCGGGAACGGCTGCCGCAGGCCGCGAGGCATTGGCAGAAGTGCTGAGCCGGCCCGCCTATGCTTCGGCCCACGAACTTGTGGCTACTGGCCATGCGCACATCGATTCCGCCTGGTTGTGGCCTGTCCGTGAAACCATCCGCAAGTGTGCCCGCACGTTTTCCAACGTGGTGGCACTCATGGACGAGGACCCCGACTTCGTCTTCTCGTGCTCCTCAGCCCAGCAGATGGCCTGGATCAAGGAATTCTATCCCGAGCTCTTTGTCCGCATCCGGGAAAAGGTCAGGGCCGGGCAGTTCGTTCCCGTCGGTGGGATGTGGGTTGAATCGGACACCAACATGCCTGGTGGCGAGGCCATGGCGCGCCAGTTCGTGGAAGGCAAGAGCTTCTTCCAAAAGGAATTCGACGTGGAGTGCCAGGAAGCATGGCTGCCCGATTCCTTCGGTTACTCGGGAGCACTGCCACAGATCGTCAAGTCGGCAGGTTTGCGATGGTTCCTTACGCAGAAGATTTCCTGGAACAAAGTGAACCGGATGCCGCACCACACCTTCACCTGGGAAGGCATTGATGGCACCCGGTTGTTCACTCATTTCCCGCCCGTAGACACGTACAACGCAGAGCTCCACGCCCGCGAGCTCGCGCATGCGGAGCGCAACTACCGTGAGCACGGCCGCGGAACCATGTCACTGGTTCCCTTCGGTTATGGCGACGGCGGTGGCGGTCCAACGCGTGAGATGGTGGCCGCCGCACGCCGCACCGCAGATCTTGAAGGTTCGCCCAAGGTCCGGATGGGCACGGCCAAGGACTTTTTCACGGCGGCCGAAGCCGAGTACCGCAACCTCCCGGTGTGGGTGGGCGAGATGTACCTGGAGATGCACCGTGGAACGTACACCAGCCAGGCGAAGACCAAGCGCGGCAATCGGCGCAGCGAACACCTATTGCGTGAAGCGGAACTGTGGTGCTCCACGGCTGCAGTGCGCCTGGGCGAGGCATATGCCTATCCCGAAACGGAGCTCAAGAGGCTCTGGCGGTTGGTGCTCCTGCAGCAATTCCACGACATCCTGCCGGGCAGTTCCATTGCGTGGGTCCACCAGGACGCCGAGCGGAATTACGAAGCGATCGCCCGCGATCTCGAGGCCATCATCGGCCAGGCCGCCCAGGCGCTTGTCGGCCAAGGAGACAAGCAGTTCCTGCTCAATGCGGCCCCGCATAAGAGGGGTGGCGTGCCGGCACTCGCCGTTGCGGAAGCGGTGAAACCGGAGGCAGGTGTTGATGCCGGCCAGAAGTATGGCGGCTACGTCCTGGACAACGGAATCATCCGCGCCATCGTGGACAGTGACGGCTTGTTGACCTCGCTCATGGACCATGCCACTGGCCGTGAGGCGATGGTGCCCGGTCAGCCCGGCAACCTGCTTGAGCTGTTCAGGGACACTCCCAATGAATGGGACGCCTGGGACATCGAGGAGTTCTACCGGCGCAACGTCACCCAACTGACCCAAGCGGATACCATCGATCTTGAGCGCACGGAGGCAGGCGCCGTCGTGGTGGTCAAACGTACGGTTGGTGCCTCCACCATCACGCAACGGATAACGCTCGACGCCGGTGCGGAGTCGCTGGGGATCTCCACCACAGTGGACTGGCAAGAACGCGAAAAGATGCTCAAGATAGCCTTCCCACTGGATGTCCGCGCGGACCGCTCGGCCTCCGAGACCCAGTTTGGCCATGTGTTCCGGCCGACCCACACGAACACATCATGGGATGCTGCGAAGTTCGAGATCTGCGCGCATCGCTGGATCCACGTTGCCGAGCCTGGTTATGGCGTAGCCGTCAGCAACGCTTCCAGCTACGGGCACGACGTCACCAGGGCTGTCCGCGGAGACGGGGGGACGACCACCACCGTCCGTGTCTCGCTGCTGCGCTCCGCCAGGTTCCCGGACCCTGAAGCAGACCGCGGCGAGCACACACTTGAGCTGTCCCTTAGGCCTGGAGCCGGGATCGGGGATGCCGTGGAGGAGGGCTACCGCACCAACTTGAAGCCCCGCTATGTCACTGGTGCCAAGCCAGTGGAACCTCTGCTGTCCGTGTCCAACCCTGCCTTGGTAGTGGAGGCAGTGAAGCTGGCTGAGGATGGCTCCGGAGACGTCATTGTGCGTCTTTACGAATCCTTGGGACAACGCTCAGCCGGTGTTGTCAGGGCCAATTTTGAAGCTCATTGCGTCGTTGCCACGGACCTGCTGGAGCGGCCGGTAGAGGCCCCTGGAGTGAGTGTGGGGCAGGACGCAGCCGAGCTGGTCCTGCGCCCGTTCCAATTGGTCACGTTGCGGTTCGCCCGATAA
- a CDS encoding amino acid ABC transporter ATP-binding protein has product MSPTDAPQQREPRVTSVLKARNLAKAFGSNVVLRDIDIDIRRGQVVALIGPSGSGKTTVLRSLNGLEIPDAGTVTFGGTGPGSGPASETSDGLSIDFGARVGKREIAALRDRSAMVFQHYNLFPHMTVLKNIIEGPVQVQKRPKAEAIAEAERLLERVGLADKRDAYPFELSGGQQQRVGIVRALALQPQLLLFDEPTSALDPELVGEVLSVIKELAEEGWTMVIVTHELAFAQHVADEVIFMDGGVVVERGPAAEVLRAPRQERTKLFVKRLQHDV; this is encoded by the coding sequence ATGTCGCCCACTGATGCACCTCAACAGCGCGAACCACGCGTCACCTCGGTCCTCAAGGCCCGGAACCTCGCGAAAGCCTTCGGCAGCAACGTAGTGCTCCGCGACATCGATATCGACATCCGGCGCGGCCAGGTGGTGGCCCTCATCGGTCCCTCAGGTTCGGGCAAGACCACTGTCTTGCGCTCGCTTAACGGCCTTGAAATTCCCGACGCCGGTACTGTCACCTTTGGCGGCACGGGCCCCGGCTCCGGCCCTGCAAGCGAGACGTCTGATGGCCTCTCGATCGATTTCGGCGCCAGAGTGGGCAAGAGGGAGATCGCTGCGCTGCGGGACCGCAGTGCCATGGTGTTCCAGCACTACAACTTGTTCCCGCACATGACTGTCCTGAAGAACATCATCGAGGGTCCGGTCCAGGTACAGAAGCGCCCGAAGGCAGAGGCCATCGCTGAAGCCGAGCGATTGCTTGAGCGGGTTGGCCTGGCTGACAAGCGGGACGCCTATCCGTTCGAGCTCTCCGGCGGACAACAGCAGCGCGTGGGCATCGTCCGTGCGTTGGCGCTCCAGCCCCAGCTGCTGTTGTTCGATGAGCCCACCTCGGCTTTGGATCCTGAGCTCGTGGGTGAGGTCCTGAGCGTCATCAAGGAACTCGCCGAGGAAGGCTGGACCATGGTGATCGTGACCCATGAGTTGGCCTTCGCCCAACATGTGGCGGATGAGGTCATCTTCATGGATGGAGGCGTTGTGGTGGAGCGGGGCCCTGCTGCCGAAGTGCTGCGCGCACCCCGGCAGGAGCGGACCAAGTTGTTCGTGAAGCGCCTCCAGCACGACGTCTAA
- a CDS encoding amino acid ABC transporter permease yields MNWDLIWSSFGPIISGAVTGTIPLTLASFAVGLVLALVVALLRLSSNWLLSGIGRFYVSVIRGTPLLVQLFVIFFGLPSIGIRLDPWPSAIIAFSLNVGGYAAEIIRAAILSVPKGQWEAGHTIGMSRPQALVRIILPQAARVSVPPLSNTFISLVKDTSLASLILVTELFRNAQQIAAFSQEFMALYLQAALVYWVICLVLSTAQSAVERRLDRYVAH; encoded by the coding sequence ATGAACTGGGACCTCATCTGGAGTTCCTTCGGGCCGATCATCAGCGGTGCCGTAACGGGCACCATCCCCCTTACGCTGGCCTCCTTTGCTGTGGGCCTGGTGTTGGCTTTGGTGGTGGCGCTGCTGAGGCTGAGCTCGAATTGGCTGCTGTCCGGCATAGGTCGCTTCTACGTCTCGGTTATCCGGGGTACTCCCCTGTTGGTGCAACTGTTCGTGATTTTCTTCGGCCTTCCCAGCATTGGCATCCGACTGGATCCCTGGCCGAGCGCCATCATCGCCTTCTCCTTGAACGTGGGCGGCTACGCTGCCGAGATCATCCGGGCTGCGATACTTTCAGTGCCCAAGGGACAATGGGAAGCCGGTCACACCATCGGGATGTCCCGCCCCCAAGCGCTGGTGCGCATCATCCTTCCGCAAGCGGCACGCGTGTCCGTTCCACCGTTGTCCAACACCTTCATTTCCCTGGTTAAGGACACCTCGCTCGCTTCACTCATCCTGGTCACTGAACTCTTCCGCAACGCCCAGCAAATCGCTGCGTTCAGCCAGGAGTTCATGGCCCTGTACCTGCAGGCAGCCCTGGTTTACTGGGTCATCTGCCTGGTCCTTTCCACCGCGCAGTCCGCCGTGGAACGGAGATTGGACCGTTATGTCGCCCACTGA
- a CDS encoding amino acid ABC transporter substrate-binding protein has translation MTSLRSRRSLFAATLAAAALALSACGGGSTPAQSGGDTSLSDVKSKGELVIATEGTYRPFSFHAEGAGELTGYDVEIAKAVAEKLGVKASFQETQFDGIFAGLDAKRFDTIANQISINAERKAKYEFSKPYTVSTGVVVTKKDNSSINSFADLKGKTTAQSLTSNFYKMAVEAGANVQAVEGWAQSATLVQQGRVDATVNDKLTYLDYAKTTPDSGLKVAAEAPDKTESAMVFRKGSSELTKAVDKALDDLRADGTLTKISEKYFGADVTK, from the coding sequence ATGACCAGCCTTCGCTCCCGCCGTTCTCTTTTCGCCGCTACCCTGGCCGCCGCCGCCCTTGCGCTCTCTGCTTGCGGTGGCGGTTCCACTCCAGCCCAGTCCGGTGGCGATACATCCTTGTCCGATGTGAAATCCAAGGGCGAGCTCGTCATCGCTACGGAAGGAACCTACCGCCCGTTCAGCTTCCATGCCGAGGGCGCTGGTGAACTGACGGGCTACGACGTCGAGATTGCCAAAGCGGTGGCTGAAAAGCTGGGCGTGAAGGCGAGCTTCCAAGAGACGCAATTTGATGGCATTTTTGCGGGCTTGGACGCCAAGCGTTTCGATACAATCGCCAACCAGATCTCCATCAATGCCGAGCGCAAAGCCAAGTACGAGTTCTCCAAGCCCTACACCGTCTCTACCGGCGTTGTGGTGACCAAGAAGGACAATTCCAGCATCAACAGCTTCGCCGACCTCAAGGGCAAGACCACCGCGCAGTCGCTGACCAGCAACTTCTACAAGATGGCCGTAGAGGCCGGCGCCAACGTTCAGGCAGTGGAAGGCTGGGCCCAGTCGGCCACCCTCGTACAGCAGGGACGCGTGGACGCAACGGTGAACGACAAACTCACCTACCTGGACTACGCGAAAACCACACCCGATTCCGGATTGAAAGTGGCCGCCGAAGCGCCGGACAAGACCGAGAGCGCCATGGTGTTCCGGAAGGGTTCCTCAGAGCTGACCAAGGCTGTAGACAAGGCGCTGGATGACCTCCGGGCAGATGGAACCCTGACGAAGATCTCCGAAAAGTACTTCGGTGCGGATGTCACCAAATAA
- a CDS encoding ABC-F family ATP-binding cassette domain-containing protein: MTATLVAKDLAGGHGHRTLFSKLSLTVAPGDVVGVVGANGAGKSTLLRILSGVDQPQEGTVSLAPSDAFVGWLPQEHERTAGETIAAYIARRTGCAQATAEMEATAEALGSGAPGADDAYSLAFDRWMASGAADLEDRIPAVLADLGLELGTDALMTGLSGGQAARVALAALLLSRFDVVLLDEPTNDLDLDGLARLEAFVQGLRGGVVLVSHDREFLARCVTTVVELDLAQNSVAVYDGGYEAFLEERAVAKRHARERYEEFANTKADLVSRARTQREWSSQGVRNAMKKNPDNDKIRRAASTESSEKQAQKVRQMESRIARLTEVEEPRKEWQLQFSIGQAPRSSAVVATLRDVVVRQGDFTLGPVNLQLNGGERIGITGPNGAGKSTLLRLLLGTRKPDDGEASMGASVAIGEIDQARGLLDGGRQLGDAVEAVLVDWNSADVRTLLAKFGLKADHTSRTVDSLSPGERTRAALALLQARGVNLLVLDEPTNHLDLPAIEQLEEALESYEGALLLVTHDRRLLENVRLDSRWHLENGRVQELHHIPGQEK; this comes from the coding sequence ATGACTGCAACCTTGGTGGCCAAGGATCTTGCCGGTGGCCACGGCCACCGCACGCTCTTTTCGAAGCTTTCCCTCACCGTTGCGCCGGGTGATGTGGTGGGCGTCGTCGGAGCGAACGGCGCTGGCAAATCCACGCTTCTTCGCATCCTCTCAGGCGTGGACCAGCCGCAGGAGGGGACCGTCAGCCTGGCTCCGTCGGACGCCTTTGTGGGCTGGTTGCCCCAGGAACACGAGCGCACGGCGGGCGAAACCATCGCAGCATACATTGCGCGCCGCACGGGCTGTGCACAGGCCACCGCAGAAATGGAAGCCACAGCCGAGGCCCTCGGTTCCGGTGCTCCCGGAGCAGATGATGCATATTCCTTGGCCTTTGACCGCTGGATGGCATCCGGTGCAGCAGACCTGGAGGACCGCATTCCTGCTGTATTGGCGGATCTTGGGCTTGAACTTGGCACCGATGCCCTCATGACAGGGCTCTCCGGAGGGCAGGCTGCCCGGGTTGCTTTGGCTGCGCTGCTGCTCAGCCGCTTCGATGTTGTCCTTCTTGATGAACCCACCAATGACCTGGACCTTGATGGCCTGGCCAGGCTGGAAGCGTTCGTGCAGGGCCTGCGCGGAGGAGTGGTTCTGGTGTCCCACGACCGTGAGTTCCTGGCCCGCTGCGTCACCACCGTAGTGGAACTGGACCTCGCCCAGAACTCCGTGGCTGTCTACGACGGCGGCTACGAAGCCTTCCTCGAAGAGCGCGCCGTCGCCAAGCGCCACGCCCGCGAACGCTACGAAGAGTTTGCCAACACCAAGGCCGATCTTGTGTCCCGCGCACGGACCCAGCGCGAGTGGAGCTCCCAGGGCGTCCGCAATGCGATGAAGAAGAACCCTGACAACGACAAAATCCGCAGGGCAGCGAGCACGGAGTCTTCCGAAAAGCAGGCACAGAAGGTCCGCCAGATGGAGTCGCGCATCGCCCGCCTCACCGAGGTGGAGGAGCCGCGCAAGGAATGGCAACTGCAGTTCAGCATCGGCCAGGCACCCCGCTCAAGTGCCGTCGTCGCCACCCTTCGTGACGTAGTGGTCCGGCAAGGCGATTTCACGCTGGGACCGGTCAACCTGCAACTCAACGGCGGTGAGCGCATCGGCATCACCGGGCCCAACGGCGCCGGTAAGTCCACTCTCCTGCGCTTGCTGCTGGGCACCCGGAAACCGGACGACGGCGAGGCCTCCATGGGCGCGTCTGTCGCCATCGGCGAAATCGACCAGGCCCGCGGACTGCTCGACGGCGGACGGCAGCTTGGCGACGCCGTCGAAGCCGTGCTGGTGGACTGGAACAGTGCCGACGTCCGCACGCTCCTTGCCAAGTTCGGCCTCAAAGCGGACCACACTTCGCGGACAGTTGACTCTCTGTCCCCGGGGGAGCGTACGCGCGCCGCGCTGGCCCTCCTGCAGGCCCGGGGCGTGAACCTGTTGGTGCTGGACGAACCCACCAACCACCTTGACCTCCCCGCGATCGAGCAACTTGAAGAAGCGCTGGAAAGCTACGAAGGCGCCCTCCTGCTGGTCACCCACGACCGGCGATTGCTGGAGAACGTTCGGCTCGATTCGCGATGGCACCTGGAAAACGGCCGTGTCCAGGAGCTGCACCACATCCCCGGCCAGGAGAAGTAA